One window of Phycisphaeraceae bacterium genomic DNA carries:
- the typA gene encoding translational GTPase TypA: protein MGQPESSLSSTATAHAHAGIRNVAIIAHVDHGKTTLVDGLLKQSGMFRAGELDKLAGGQHNLIMDSNPLERERGITILSKNCAIVYHTLDGEEIRINIIDTPGHADFGGEVERVLRMADGCLMLVDAFDGPMPQTKFVLGKALEFGLKPLVVVNKCDRPGARPDDVVHEVFDLLVELGAEDIALDFRTIYASAREGWASNDWREPGTDLRPILEAIVEEIPAPKFDANAPLQMLVTTLDYSEFVGRIGIGRVFAGTIRKGQRVAMIHRDGTRKDVRIGQLMQFSGLGRVEAEEIYAGDLCAVFGIEGVDIGNTLADISNPVALPPVKVDEPTMTMLFRINDSPFSGKEGKYLTSRQIRDRLDKETEKNVAMRWESGNTADEFLVAGRGTLHLGILIETMRREGFELSIGKPHVILKEIDGVVSEPVEELVVDVPNHHVGKVMELIGARKGEMIKMEPRGDTITHLVFEITSRALIGLRSRVLTATQGEGIMHHRYSNYVPMRASQSVRDAGVLISTETGSVTSHAAELLADRGVLFVTPGDAVYKGQIVGEHCRDNDLTVNICRLKALSNIRVASKEATVVLKGARKLSLEEAIEYVEDDELVEITPTSVRLRKRLLEESDRKREERRKKDKDSDSN from the coding sequence ATGGGTCAGCCTGAGTCATCATTGTCATCCACCGCGACCGCTCATGCGCACGCAGGCATTCGCAACGTCGCAATCATCGCGCACGTCGACCACGGCAAGACAACACTGGTCGACGGATTGCTGAAACAATCGGGCATGTTCCGCGCGGGCGAGCTCGACAAGCTCGCGGGCGGCCAGCACAACCTCATCATGGATTCTAATCCGCTCGAGCGAGAACGCGGAATTACAATCCTGTCAAAGAACTGCGCGATCGTTTACCACACGCTCGATGGCGAAGAGATCCGCATCAATATCATCGACACGCCTGGCCACGCGGATTTTGGCGGCGAGGTCGAGCGTGTGCTGCGCATGGCCGACGGGTGCCTGATGCTCGTCGACGCATTTGATGGTCCCATGCCACAGACAAAGTTCGTGCTGGGCAAAGCCCTTGAGTTCGGCCTGAAACCGCTCGTCGTTGTAAACAAGTGCGACCGACCCGGCGCACGTCCGGATGATGTCGTGCATGAGGTGTTCGATCTGCTTGTAGAGCTCGGCGCCGAGGACATCGCGCTCGACTTCCGCACGATCTACGCATCGGCGCGCGAGGGATGGGCGTCCAACGACTGGAGAGAACCCGGGACCGATCTTCGACCGATCCTTGAAGCGATCGTCGAAGAGATTCCTGCGCCAAAGTTTGATGCGAACGCACCATTGCAGATGCTCGTCACAACACTCGACTATTCCGAGTTTGTCGGACGCATCGGCATCGGTCGCGTGTTCGCTGGCACCATCCGCAAGGGACAGCGTGTCGCGATGATCCATCGCGATGGCACACGCAAGGACGTGCGCATCGGGCAGCTCATGCAGTTCTCCGGGCTCGGTCGCGTTGAGGCAGAGGAGATCTACGCGGGCGATCTGTGTGCTGTATTTGGGATCGAAGGCGTCGACATTGGAAACACACTCGCAGATATCAGCAATCCTGTTGCGCTCCCGCCCGTCAAGGTCGACGAGCCGACGATGACAATGCTGTTCCGCATCAACGACTCGCCGTTTTCGGGCAAAGAGGGCAAATACCTCACCAGCCGGCAAATCCGCGATCGTCTCGACAAGGAAACCGAGAAGAATGTCGCGATGCGTTGGGAATCCGGCAACACCGCCGATGAGTTTCTTGTCGCGGGTCGCGGCACGCTGCATCTGGGCATTCTGATCGAGACCATGCGCCGCGAAGGGTTCGAACTCTCCATCGGCAAGCCGCACGTCATCCTCAAGGAGATCGACGGCGTGGTGAGCGAGCCCGTCGAAGAGCTCGTTGTCGATGTGCCCAACCACCACGTCGGCAAGGTCATGGAGCTCATCGGCGCGCGCAAGGGCGAGATGATCAAGATGGAGCCTCGCGGCGACACGATTACCCATCTTGTGTTCGAGATCACGTCGCGCGCACTGATCGGGCTCCGCTCGCGCGTGCTCACCGCGACACAAGGCGAAGGCATTATGCACCATCGGTACTCGAACTATGTGCCGATGCGCGCATCGCAGAGTGTGCGCGACGCTGGCGTGCTGATCTCGACCGAGACCGGCAGCGTCACCAGTCACGCGGCCGAGCTGCTCGCAGATCGCGGCGTGCTGTTCGTCACGCCGGGCGATGCTGTGTACAAGGGCCAGATCGTCGGCGAGCACTGCCGCGACAACGACCTGACAGTGAACATCTGCAGACTCAAGGCGCTCAGCAACATCCGCGTCGCGTCGAAGGAAGCGACTGTGGTGCTCAAGGGTGCGCGCAAGTTGTCGCTCGAAGAAGCGATCGAGTATGTCGAGGACGACGAACTCGTCGAGATCACGCCAACAAGCGTGCGCCTTCGCAAACGCCTGCTCGAAGAATCCGACCGCAAACGCGAGGAACGTCGGAAGAAGGACAAGGATTCGGACAGCAACTAA
- a CDS encoding sigma-70 family RNA polymerase sigma factor, producing MRDWQASLLAQDTHEQSLETAAQTPPAASESIAGLLARMRHGDQAALATVYSTWFDRALAMTMRLTKFDESFCLDVVQDSMLVLAKKPPKVECEAQFAAWLGRVVCRKALDHIKADKRRKKRESASAEHRSAHHAASPDLVAQLQQSMKLLKDEDAIALVLRFDKDLTLQSTAESLGITKGAAHGRIRRAVEKIGEQMKEAVTDRVD from the coding sequence TTGCGTGATTGGCAAGCATCTCTTCTCGCACAAGACACGCACGAGCAGTCTCTGGAAACAGCCGCCCAAACACCGCCCGCGGCCAGCGAATCTATCGCTGGCTTGCTCGCGCGCATGCGGCACGGTGATCAGGCAGCGCTTGCGACGGTGTACTCAACGTGGTTTGACAGGGCGCTCGCGATGACGATGCGCTTGACAAAGTTTGACGAGTCCTTCTGTCTTGATGTTGTGCAAGATTCCATGCTCGTGCTTGCGAAGAAACCGCCAAAGGTCGAGTGCGAGGCACAGTTTGCTGCATGGCTGGGCCGCGTTGTGTGCAGAAAAGCACTCGACCATATCAAAGCAGACAAACGACGAAAAAAACGCGAATCCGCATCGGCAGAGCACCGATCGGCGCATCATGCAGCATCACCCGATCTCGTCGCACAACTCCAGCAATCAATGAAACTACTGAAAGATGAGGACGCGATCGCGCTCGTCCTCCGCTTTGACAAGGACCTGACACTGCAGAGCACCGCCGAGAGCCTCGGCATCACGAAGGGTGCCGCGCACGGCAGGATACGTCGTGCTGTCGAGAAGATTGGCGAGCAAATGAAGGAAGCAGTTACGGACAGAGTGGATTGA
- the prfB gene encoding peptide chain release factor 2 produces the protein MHFDSHNAVIDDLDSRITTIRESLGCEAKQEKLKELEAKMGDPTFWDDQDKARAVVSELKIIKAQITPINDVTSRFEDARLAYEMSKEAGDQDLLAEADEQLHQLVAEMEKVELQSLLSGKHDHRDCFFTISAGDGGTEANDWAEMLFRMYMYYFDQMGWKVEEVALNYGTEVGIDHVTLHIKGPFAFGYLSCERGTHRLARVSPFNAQGKRQTSFATVDVTPEFEETSIEIPDKDLEITPFVRASGPGGQNVNKVASAIRLVHIPTGIMVVASTYRDQPQNKKQAMSVLMAKLEQIEEEKRAAELKDATGGDVSRGWGTQIRSYVLYDNRVKDHRTGYEANPTTVLNGDVAGFIDAELKRRRSKKN, from the coding sequence ATGCATTTCGATTCTCACAACGCTGTTATTGATGATCTTGATTCGAGGATTACCACGATCAGGGAATCGCTTGGCTGCGAGGCGAAGCAGGAGAAGCTCAAGGAACTCGAAGCAAAGATGGGCGACCCGACATTCTGGGACGATCAGGATAAAGCCAGAGCTGTTGTGAGTGAGCTGAAGATTATCAAGGCGCAGATCACCCCCATTAACGATGTTACGTCGCGATTCGAGGATGCAAGACTCGCATACGAGATGTCGAAGGAGGCAGGTGATCAGGATCTTCTTGCCGAAGCAGATGAGCAGTTGCATCAGCTTGTTGCAGAGATGGAGAAGGTCGAGTTGCAGTCGCTGCTGTCGGGCAAGCACGATCATCGCGATTGCTTCTTTACAATCAGCGCTGGCGATGGTGGGACAGAAGCCAATGACTGGGCTGAGATGCTGTTCCGCATGTACATGTACTATTTTGACCAGATGGGTTGGAAGGTCGAAGAAGTCGCGCTGAACTACGGCACAGAGGTTGGTATCGATCATGTGACGCTGCACATCAAGGGCCCGTTCGCGTTTGGGTATCTCTCGTGTGAGCGTGGAACGCATCGGCTTGCACGTGTCAGCCCGTTCAACGCGCAGGGCAAACGCCAGACGAGCTTTGCAACGGTGGACGTGACACCCGAGTTCGAGGAAACAAGCATCGAGATCCCAGACAAGGATCTGGAGATCACGCCGTTCGTTCGTGCGTCGGGGCCTGGCGGCCAGAACGTGAATAAAGTCGCCAGCGCAATCAGGCTGGTACATATCCCAACTGGCATCATGGTTGTGGCATCTACCTACCGCGACCAGCCACAGAACAAGAAGCAGGCGATGAGCGTTCTGATGGCAAAGCTCGAGCAGATTGAGGAAGAGAAGCGGGCGGCCGAGCTCAAGGACGCGACCGGCGGCGATGTGTCCCGTGGATGGGGCACGCAGATTCGTAGCTATGTCCTGTACGACAATCGGGTGAAGGACCATCGCACTGGGTATGAGGCCAACCCCACGACTGTGCTGAATGGCGACGTTGCTGGGTTCATCGATGCTGAGTTGAAACGCCGGCGATCAAAGAAGAACTGA
- a CDS encoding M1 family metallopeptidase, whose protein sequence is MRLTSFSCVCTTLLIGSIASPVLAQEEADRQPDFEHVYRPQDMFMQPPVHQASSSRLPTGQPGPDYWQNAADYRIEVSLDAENRRLEAHCTITYTNNSPFALEHVWLNLEQNLFNPESAGARMTQPGARFGNRGAFQGGYEISSVSMWTQGVRNSKGELVDVRVYDGEPIEMKVHDTLGRIDPPRPVAPHGGVVEFQIDYAFNIPAYGSDRLGIYESDKGDVFQIAQWFPSVCVFDDLYGWNTMSYLGAGEFYTDFGTYDVTITAPRNHVVVATGRLMNAEEVLNNEMHDRWEKAFASPGETVVIRDEDTLGENLRDGEGNLSWHFVANNVRTFAWASSAAFIWDAQILKNSGPEVPMNRGSEPSNRAGTLVQSAYPPEALPLWRDSTHMLASSIAHYNKMWYVYPYPSAINVNGTVGGMEYPMIIFCRNRTSETGLFGVTTHEIGHNWFPMIVSTDERRHAWMDEGFNTFINYYSNLEYFPDTLPRRGNARDYARNWRQQDIHEPDLPPDYYSQGALGRLAYAKPAAGLVLLREQILGPERFDEAFREYINRWAFKHPRPGDFYRTMNDMAGDDLSWFWRGWFHTNAFMDHTVTRVRERRGSWNITIENKGDLPMPVVMDIHYSDGSVVRKNLPVQIWSGGRRWTTVVPGSEGNTITKIVLDPDEAFPDVDPSNNVWEPSADEEESTSADEDSGSN, encoded by the coding sequence ATGCGTTTGACATCCTTTTCGTGTGTTTGCACAACACTCCTGATCGGATCCATTGCATCTCCTGTGCTGGCGCAGGAGGAAGCGGATCGTCAGCCGGACTTTGAGCATGTCTATCGACCGCAGGATATGTTCATGCAGCCGCCGGTACATCAGGCAAGTTCGTCCCGGCTCCCAACGGGTCAGCCCGGCCCTGACTACTGGCAGAATGCAGCCGACTATCGCATCGAGGTTTCGCTTGATGCTGAGAATCGCAGGCTCGAAGCACACTGCACTATCACGTATACGAACAACTCACCGTTCGCGCTGGAGCACGTCTGGCTGAATCTTGAGCAGAACCTCTTCAACCCGGAGAGTGCTGGCGCACGGATGACGCAGCCTGGCGCACGCTTTGGCAATCGTGGCGCGTTCCAAGGTGGGTACGAGATCTCATCTGTCTCTATGTGGACACAGGGAGTCAGGAACAGCAAGGGCGAGCTTGTCGATGTGAGGGTGTACGACGGCGAGCCGATCGAGATGAAAGTGCATGACACACTCGGGCGCATCGATCCGCCACGGCCTGTTGCTCCACACGGTGGTGTCGTTGAGTTCCAAATCGATTACGCATTCAACATCCCTGCCTACGGATCAGATCGTCTGGGTATATATGAGAGCGACAAGGGCGATGTCTTCCAGATCGCCCAGTGGTTCCCCAGCGTGTGTGTGTTCGATGATCTATACGGCTGGAACACCATGTCGTATCTCGGCGCGGGAGAGTTCTATACAGATTTCGGCACATATGACGTGACGATCACCGCGCCGCGCAATCACGTTGTTGTTGCAACTGGTCGGTTGATGAACGCGGAGGAAGTGCTCAATAACGAGATGCACGATCGATGGGAGAAGGCATTTGCATCGCCGGGTGAGACCGTTGTTATTCGCGATGAGGACACACTGGGTGAGAATCTTCGTGACGGCGAGGGCAATCTGAGTTGGCACTTTGTCGCAAACAATGTGCGCACATTTGCGTGGGCATCCAGTGCCGCGTTTATCTGGGACGCTCAGATACTGAAAAACTCCGGTCCCGAGGTTCCGATGAACAGAGGGTCCGAGCCATCCAATCGGGCAGGAACACTTGTGCAATCGGCATATCCGCCCGAGGCGCTTCCCCTGTGGCGTGATTCAACGCACATGCTTGCTTCTTCCATCGCTCACTACAACAAGATGTGGTATGTGTATCCATACCCGAGCGCGATCAATGTCAACGGCACCGTCGGTGGCATGGAATATCCCATGATCATCTTCTGTCGCAATCGTACAAGCGAGACGGGGCTCTTCGGTGTGACGACGCACGAGATCGGGCACAACTGGTTCCCGATGATTGTGTCGACGGATGAGCGTCGCCATGCATGGATGGACGAGGGATTCAACACGTTCATTAACTATTACTCAAACCTTGAGTACTTCCCGGATACGCTGCCGCGTCGGGGGAATGCGCGTGATTATGCGCGCAACTGGCGCCAGCAGGATATCCACGAGCCGGATCTTCCACCCGACTATTACTCACAAGGCGCGCTCGGTCGGCTTGCATACGCGAAGCCGGCTGCCGGTCTTGTGTTGTTGCGCGAGCAGATCCTTGGCCCTGAACGCTTCGATGAGGCATTCCGCGAGTACATCAACCGCTGGGCATTCAAACATCCGCGTCCTGGTGACTTCTATCGCACGATGAACGACATGGCTGGCGACGATCTGTCGTGGTTCTGGCGTGGATGGTTCCACACAAACGCGTTCATGGATCACACGGTGACACGGGTGCGCGAGCGTCGAGGTTCGTGGAACATTACGATCGAAAACAAGGGTGATCTGCCAATGCCGGTTGTCATGGACATCCATTATTCCGATGGCTCTGTCGTCCGGAAGAATCTACCGGTCCAGATATGGTCTGGCGGACGGAGGTGGACCACGGTGGTGCCTGGGTCCGAGGGCAACACGATCACGAAGATTGTGCTTGATCCTGACGAGGCATTCCCCGATGTTGACCCGTCAAATAATGTCTGGGAGCCTTCAGCCGATGAGGAAGAATCGACATCAGCCGATGAGGACAGCGGCTCGAACTGA
- a CDS encoding Bax inhibitor-1/YccA family protein, translating into MRTGNPTLNAFSQYAEPVGVGPRSLEEVLGTKARPTTMSLRGTVIATSILMGICATTAFASFPYFDSMMTSGRSTAWMWVIGLMAGSFVIALILGFNPKAAPILAPIYAIAEGAWLAVASLAISYSYLDKVDPHLISYGIIGTFCVGGGLCAAYSLGLIRISGTVAKILVVAISAVSIYAVVMFASYMFGFGLPNLFTSVSPIGIGFTALCILLASAALILDFQFVEAGIRGGAPKYLEWYAGFTILVTLAWLYIEILRLLAKIAALTRE; encoded by the coding sequence ATGAGAACAGGAAACCCGACGCTGAACGCATTCAGCCAGTATGCAGAGCCGGTCGGTGTTGGTCCGCGCTCCCTTGAGGAAGTGCTCGGAACAAAGGCTCGCCCAACAACAATGTCTCTCCGTGGGACAGTGATTGCGACGAGCATTCTCATGGGGATCTGTGCAACAACCGCCTTTGCATCGTTCCCATACTTTGACAGCATGATGACGAGCGGCCGTTCCACAGCGTGGATGTGGGTGATCGGACTGATGGCGGGTTCCTTTGTGATCGCGCTCATTCTCGGATTTAATCCGAAGGCAGCACCAATACTCGCGCCAATCTATGCGATTGCGGAGGGTGCGTGGCTTGCAGTTGCATCACTTGCGATCAGTTACTCTTATCTCGACAAGGTTGATCCTCATCTCATTTCGTACGGCATCATCGGTACGTTCTGTGTTGGTGGCGGGTTGTGCGCTGCGTACTCGCTCGGCTTAATCAGGATTTCGGGAACTGTTGCCAAAATCCTTGTTGTCGCGATCAGCGCGGTATCAATCTATGCTGTTGTGATGTTCGCTTCGTACATGTTCGGATTCGGTCTGCCAAATCTATTCACAAGTGTTTCACCGATTGGAATCGGGTTTACAGCGCTGTGCATTCTCCTCGCGTCGGCAGCGCTCATTCTCGATTTCCAGTTTGTGGAAGCCGGTATTCGAGGTGGGGCACCGAAGTACCTTGAGTGGTATGCCGGATTCACTATCCTTGTGACCCTTGCCTGGCTGTACATTGAGATCCTTCGCTTGCTCGCGAAGATTGCAGCATTGACGCGAGAATAA
- a CDS encoding sugar phosphate isomerase/epimerase, giving the protein MTDSHLHPSDTCQQRIGVCSWSLQASSPVELVERVRACGLSHVQLALDPIRTGAWNFSETADALERANIRILSGMMGFKGEDYSTLDSILATGGVRLDADWDENLRAAHENAQIAKQFGLSLITFHAGFLPHDQHDAVRTTMLDRLRRIVDVFAQQHIRVAFETGQESAATLLDVLAEHGFEHVGVNFDPANMILYGMGDPVAALHRLRDRVAQIHIKDATAATTSGTWGTEVPVGAGDVDWQGVLNLASSLHADLVIEREAGSQRIEDICTAKSLLDTCLHTD; this is encoded by the coding sequence ATGACAGATTCTCACCTGCATCCTTCAGATACCTGCCAACAGCGCATCGGTGTCTGTTCATGGTCGCTTCAGGCGTCATCGCCTGTGGAACTCGTTGAACGAGTGCGTGCCTGCGGGCTCTCTCATGTCCAGCTTGCCCTTGATCCTATTCGCACCGGTGCGTGGAACTTCAGCGAGACTGCCGATGCACTCGAGCGAGCGAACATCCGCATTCTCTCAGGCATGATGGGATTCAAGGGTGAGGACTACTCAACGCTCGACTCTATCCTCGCAACCGGTGGCGTTCGTCTTGACGCTGACTGGGACGAGAACTTGCGTGCTGCGCACGAAAATGCGCAAATCGCAAAGCAGTTTGGTCTCTCGCTCATCACCTTCCACGCAGGTTTCCTCCCGCACGATCAGCACGATGCTGTGCGTACAACCATGCTCGATCGATTGCGCCGGATCGTCGATGTCTTCGCCCAGCAGCACATCCGGGTCGCGTTCGAGACGGGGCAGGAGAGTGCAGCCACGCTGCTCGACGTGCTTGCTGAGCACGGATTCGAGCACGTTGGCGTGAACTTTGATCCCGCGAACATGATCCTCTACGGAATGGGTGATCCGGTTGCGGCATTGCACAGACTGAGAGATCGTGTCGCGCAGATCCACATCAAGGATGCTACAGCCGCCACAACATCTGGCACGTGGGGCACAGAGGTGCCTGTCGGGGCTGGCGATGTGGACTGGCAGGGTGTTCTCAACCTTGCATCGAGCCTGCATGCTGACCTGGTCATTGAGCGCGAGGCAGGATCTCAGCGTATCGAGGACATCTGCACTGCAAAGTCGCTCCTTGATACATGCCTACACACAGATTAA
- a CDS encoding biliverdin-producing heme oxygenase, which yields MTTSDSTAVSLPDMLKAETAERHHIAERHPIQQQLLKGQLSREQFADMLEQMLVVHRAMRVALTALRNGCPAFAPLLHDDFFQDIRLEQDLRFFDRDPNAVVALPETQKIAEHIELLGEAEDEALLGWQYVLEGSNNGNMYIARAVGQSLGLTGHDGLRFLTPHGEMQRPKWQQFRADLAGLQLTDDERGGVLIQACQAFDAITCMMDGLQRFWDN from the coding sequence ATGACTACGTCAGATTCCACCGCGGTCTCGTTGCCTGATATGCTGAAAGCAGAAACCGCGGAACGCCATCACATTGCCGAGCGGCATCCGATCCAGCAACAGCTCCTCAAGGGGCAGTTATCGCGAGAACAGTTCGCTGACATGCTGGAGCAGATGTTGGTTGTTCATCGCGCCATGCGTGTCGCATTGACAGCATTGCGCAATGGTTGTCCAGCATTTGCTCCGTTGCTGCATGACGATTTCTTTCAGGATATCAGGCTGGAGCAGGATCTCCGATTCTTTGATCGCGATCCGAACGCTGTCGTCGCACTCCCCGAAACACAGAAGATCGCAGAGCATATCGAGTTGCTTGGTGAAGCCGAAGACGAAGCGCTGCTTGGGTGGCAGTACGTGCTTGAGGGGAGCAACAACGGCAACATGTACATCGCAAGGGCGGTGGGGCAGTCGCTCGGACTGACCGGCCATGATGGGCTGCGATTCCTGACACCGCACGGCGAGATGCAGAGGCCGAAGTGGCAGCAGTTCCGCGCGGATCTCGCGGGTCTTCAGTTGACCGATGATGAGCGCGGCGGTGTGCTTATCCAGGCCTGTCAGGCATTTGACGCGATCACATGCATGATGGATGG